Within the Pseudomonas fulva genome, the region TGCTGGGCCATGCCGAAGACATCGCCAGCACCCTGGCGGCGGTCGGTATCGAATATCGCGAGTTGCCGCTCCAGGCGCGGGTGCAGGCTGGGGATGCCGGCGAGGCCGTCCTCGCCGCCCTGGGCGAGTCGCTGGAGCAATTCAAGCGTGACGGCGACCTGAGCCAGGTCGAGGTGATCAGCATCGACCAGCGTCACTGGCCCCGCGAGGGCGACCAACCGGTTCAGGCGCCAGTCGAAATGGTGGCCGACGGCGCGCAGCTGTACCTGTTCCTGGCCGGGCAGGGCCTGCTGAGCCTGCATGTCGATGACTACGTCTATGCCTTGGCTGGTGAGCGC harbors:
- a CDS encoding acireductone dioxygenase, whose amino-acid sequence is MSRLSVHHQSSPQIPNKVLGHAEDIASTLAAVGIEYRELPLQARVQAGDAGEAVLAALGESLEQFKRDGDLSQVEVISIDQRHWPREGDQPVQAPVEMVADGAQLYLFLAGQGLLSLHVDDYVYALAGERNALISVPAGTRHWFDLGEFPHCAAIRLSAANAAVARPSGDAIAASFPRLED